The Epinephelus lanceolatus isolate andai-2023 chromosome 1, ASM4190304v1, whole genome shotgun sequence genome has a window encoding:
- the phtf1 gene encoding putative homeodomain transcription factor 1: MTMARIAWYQEKIGAYDQQVWEKSLEQADLNGLDSKPRKTCQIKPDLIDVDLVRGSTFSKAKPESPWTALTRKGLVRVLLFPFFFQWWIQVTSKSISSCILVLYFMQVAAVVLYLEVPGASASEVFGPMCLMLLLGTVHCQIVSTESSRWPSGSPAASCTTSPARRRRPRKGRGLKKSEEKNDSGDTEQQGPWQFEESQRLYRTEERRTKRKSGFGASDELSSEEEEGIQPVEVTLPVPLQERQPSPTWPTSAPVPSVRKRNLKSNPKPIVRPQEVSGASIKVKPREVERLRPSVGSRPASDTDDTLWEELLQGPDTGSTGSSDSEANGRYNAGMTLPQTTTLSSDDESLQQGITGNQLSWLQACHPSKDRVSAIIWEQGECKKIDMSVLEISGIILTRVKMVEQGMGYLVLGGLMTATLALLPFAFRLAQRLDMSSLGSLSLKELGEMAIGQHDAQAYTFFFITAVQRVCLTGLFFFMMCVAERTYKQRLLFAKFFSHLTSARKAKKSEIPHFRLKKVQNIKMWLSLRSFLRRRGPQRSVDVIVSTIFLLALSISFIICAQLLHNHQTFLESLTNWELMVWASSLVLFLLRLATLGSETNCKYSNSSVLLTEQINLYLKMEKKPNKKEELNIVNNVLKLATKLMKELDTPFRLLGLTVNPLIYNITRVVILSAVSAVVSDLLGFNIRLWKIKP, translated from the exons ATGACAATGGCCAGAATAGCCTGGTATCAAGAGAAG ATCGGGGCCTACGATCAACAAGTCTGGGAAAAATCTCTGGAGCAGGCGGATCTAAAC GGTTTGGACAGCAAACCAAGGAAGACGTGTCAAATCAAGCCAGACCTCATCGATGTCGACTTAGTAAGAG GATCAACATTCAGCAAAGCCAAACCAGAGAGTCCCTGGACAGCTCTGACTCGGAAGGGTCTGGTCAGAGTGCTGCTGTTCCCGTTCTTCTTCCAGTGGTGGATCCAGGTGACCTCCAAGTCCATCTCCTCATGCATCCTTGTACTGTACTTCATGCAAG TGGCAGCCGTGGTGCTGTACTTGGAGGTCCCTGGGGCGAGTGCCAGTGAGGTGTTTGGACCCatgtgtctgatgctgctgctgggtACCGTGCACTGCCAGATTGTGTCGACCGAGTCCAGCCGGTGGCCCTCGGGCAGTCCAGCTGCCAGCTGCACCACCAGCCCTGCTCGCAGACGGAG GCCGAGGAAGGGCAGAGGGCTGAAAAAATCAGAAGAAAAGAATGACAGCGGGGACACAGAGCAGCAGGGGCCTTGGCAGTTTGAAGAAAGCCAGCGATTATACAGGACTGAAGAGAGGAGG ACCAAAAGAAAGTCAGGATTTGGGGCATCCGATGAGCTCTCcagtgaggaagaagagggcATACAACCAGTGGAAGTCACCCTTCCAGTACCTCTTCAAGAGAGGCAGCCTTCTCCAACCTGGCCGACATCTGCACCGGTGCCCTCTGTTAGGAAGAGAAACCTAAAGTCTAACCCCAAACCCATAGTAAGACCTCAG gaagtgagcggGGCCTCCATCAAAGTGAAACCTCGAGAGGTGGAGCGCCTCAGGCCGAGCGTAGGCTCTCGTCCGGCCTCCGACACTGATGACACGCTGTGGGAGGAGCTTCTCCAAGGGCCAGACACCGGCTCCACGGGGAGCAGCGACAGTGAGGCGAACGGGAGGTACAACGCTGGCATGACGCTCCCACAAACCACCACTCTGAGCAGTGACGATGAGAGCCTTCAGCAGGGAATCACTGGA AACCAGCTGTCGTGGCTGCAGGCGTGTCACCCATCCAAGGACCGTGTCAGTGCCATAATATGGGAGCAGGGCGAGTGTAAGAAAATAGACATGTCAGTATTGGAGATCAGTGGGATCATCCTCACACGG GTGAAGATGGTGGAGCAGGGTATGGGTTACCTTGTGCTTGGCGGGCTGATGACTGCCACCCTGGCACTGCTTCCCTTCGCCTTCCGCTTGGCTCAGCGTCTGGACATGTCGAGCCTTGGCTCCCTGTCCCTGAAAGAGCTGGGAGAAATGGCCATTGGGCAGCATGATGCCCAGGCCTACACCTTTTTCTTTATCACGGCGGTGCAGAGAGTCTGCCTCACAGGGCTGTTCTTCTTCATGATGTGTGTGGCGGAGAGAACGTACAAACAG AGACTTTTATTCGCCAAGTTCTTCAGCCACCTCACTTCAGCCCGCAAGGCCAAGAAATCAGAGATCCCTCATTTCAGGCTGAAGAAAGTCCAGAACATAAAGATGTGGTTATCACTCCGCTCTTTTCTCAGG AGACGAGGGCCGCAGCGCTCCGTTGACGTCATTGTCTCCACTATCTTCCTTTTGGCGCTCTCCATTTCATTCATCATCTGTGCCCAG CTTCTGCACAACCACCAGACATTCCTAGAGTCTCTGACAAACTGGGAGCTGATGGTGTGGGCCTCCTCCCTCGTCCTCTTTCTGTTACGGCTGGCCACGCTGGGCTCAGAGACCAACTGCAAATACAGCAACTCCTCAGTGCTGCTCACTGAGCAG ATCAATTTGTATCTTAAGATGGAGAAAAAGCCCAACAAGAAAGAGGAACTCAATATAGTGAACAATGTTTTGAAACTAGCAACAAAACTGATGAAG GAGCTGGATACTCCATTCAGACTGCTGGGTCTGACCGTGAACCCTCTGATCTACAACATCACCAGAGTGGTCATCCTGTCCGCTGTGTCTGCTGTGGTCAGCGACCTGCTCGGCTTCAACATTAGA CTGTGGAAAATCAAGCCTTAA